A genomic stretch from Bradyrhizobium quebecense includes:
- a CDS encoding GNAT family N-acetyltransferase: MTTQSIEIRRLLPADAALYRDIRLEALRLSPEAFGSAYETESVHPVGWFAERLAHGAAIIGAFRGGELAGIVGFIAAQGPKQQHKGMLVAMYVRQQARRAGVGRLLVDAVLELAAQSVELVQLAVVKGNEPACGLYRRAGFVEYGLERHALKIDGRYYDDILMAKDLLGRD; encoded by the coding sequence ATGACGACGCAATCAATCGAGATTCGCCGCCTCTTGCCTGCCGACGCTGCGCTTTATCGCGACATCCGTCTCGAGGCGCTGCGCTTGAGCCCCGAGGCGTTTGGCAGCGCGTATGAGACGGAGAGCGTTCATCCCGTCGGCTGGTTCGCGGAGAGGCTCGCGCACGGGGCGGCGATAATTGGGGCGTTTCGCGGCGGCGAACTCGCCGGCATCGTCGGCTTCATCGCGGCGCAAGGGCCGAAACAGCAGCACAAGGGCATGCTGGTCGCGATGTATGTGCGGCAGCAGGCGCGACGCGCCGGTGTCGGTCGGCTTCTGGTCGATGCTGTGCTCGAGCTCGCCGCGCAATCGGTCGAGCTGGTGCAGCTCGCTGTGGTGAAGGGCAATGAGCCGGCCTGCGGGCTCTACCGGCGCGCCGGCTTTGTCGAGTACGGGCTGGAGAGGCATGCCCTGAAGATCGATGGCCGCTACTACGACGACATCCTGATGGCGAAGGACCTGCTCGGGCGCGACTGA
- a CDS encoding sugar kinase, giving the protein MPADNDRKIVLVTRKTRLEELIAKYLTAAQARFYVEHLGADFSDYQREHDVYQAERCVTVQALEQWGRYQIIDRSFLPNFIFGPSDIVVALGQDGVVANTMKYLDGHPLIGLNPDAQRHDGILLPFVPRDLPALLREVAGDRRGHKAVTMAKAALTNGQILYAVNDLFIGARTHTSAVYEIALADRKERQSSSGLIVATGLGSTAWFKSIVTGSLAIAGSFGGGAGSPPYLPQAWDTGALRFAVREPFPSRTSQVTLVCGSIERTERLSVRSLMPENGVIFSDGIEADRLDFNSGTEAQITVADREGRLVV; this is encoded by the coding sequence GTGCCCGCCGACAATGACCGCAAGATCGTCCTCGTCACCCGCAAGACGCGGCTCGAGGAATTGATCGCAAAATACCTGACGGCGGCGCAGGCGCGCTTCTATGTCGAGCATCTCGGCGCCGACTTCTCCGACTACCAGCGCGAACACGATGTCTACCAGGCCGAGCGCTGCGTCACCGTACAGGCGCTGGAGCAATGGGGTCGTTACCAGATCATCGACCGGAGTTTTCTGCCGAACTTCATTTTCGGCCCTTCCGACATCGTGGTGGCGCTCGGCCAGGACGGCGTCGTCGCCAACACGATGAAATATCTCGATGGTCATCCGCTGATCGGGCTCAACCCGGATGCCCAGCGCCACGACGGCATCCTGCTGCCATTCGTGCCGCGCGACCTCCCTGCCCTCCTGCGCGAGGTCGCGGGCGACAGACGCGGCCACAAGGCGGTGACGATGGCCAAGGCCGCGCTCACCAATGGCCAGATCCTCTATGCCGTCAACGATCTCTTCATCGGCGCGCGCACGCATACATCGGCCGTCTACGAGATCGCCCTCGCCGATCGAAAGGAGCGTCAGTCCTCGAGCGGCCTGATCGTCGCGACCGGTCTCGGCTCAACCGCCTGGTTCAAGAGCATCGTCACCGGTTCGCTCGCAATCGCAGGCAGCTTCGGCGGCGGCGCCGGCAGCCCGCCTTATCTGCCTCAGGCCTGGGACACCGGCGCGCTGCGCTTTGCGGTGCGCGAGCCGTTTCCAAGCCGCACCTCGCAGGTCACCCTCGTCTGTGGCAGCATCGAACGCACCGAGCGCCTCAGCGTCCGCTCGCTGATGCCGGAGAACGGCGTCATCTTCAGCGACGGCATCGAGGCGGACCGGCTCGACTTCAACTCGGGAACGGAAGCCCAGATCACGGTCGCGGACCGCGAAGGACGGCTGGTGGTGTGA
- a CDS encoding cupin domain-containing protein yields MPKIDLTKVPERKGTGYLAEFAAPCAERIRQRLGDAGGLADFGVNLMRLPPGNWSSQRHWHSDEDEFVYVLAGEVVLIEDGGETVLRAGDCAAFPKNSGNGHHMINRSQMTATYLEVGSRSRADVITCSDIDMMSPSTDGRFLHKDGRPYE; encoded by the coding sequence ATGCCGAAGATCGATCTGACAAAGGTACCGGAACGCAAGGGGACCGGCTATCTGGCCGAGTTCGCTGCACCGTGCGCGGAACGAATCCGGCAGCGTCTCGGCGACGCCGGCGGGCTCGCCGATTTCGGCGTCAATCTGATGCGGCTGCCGCCGGGCAACTGGTCGAGCCAGCGCCATTGGCATTCGGACGAGGACGAGTTCGTCTATGTGCTTGCGGGCGAGGTAGTGCTGATAGAGGACGGCGGCGAGACGGTGCTGCGCGCCGGCGATTGCGCGGCGTTCCCGAAGAATTCCGGCAACGGGCACCATATGATCAACAGGTCGCAGATGACGGCGACCTATCTTGAGGTCGGCTCGCGCTCGCGTGCCGACGTCATCACCTGTTCCGACATCGATATGATGAGCCCGAGCACCGACGGCCGCTTCCTGCACAAGGACGGCCGGCCGTACGAATAG
- a CDS encoding SPFH domain-containing protein — translation MFGLRFIKAQPTTYLMKYRRGAVTQQGAGLSGFYYGPVTSLVAVPIGSRDAAFIFQQIARDFQALTIQGHVTYRISEPQKAAAMLNFTLKADGKTYESDDPEQLPQRILATVEVLAQQAVKELTLKEALQAADRIAGLIESGLRGRTDIAALGLEILGVSIRGVKPTPDTAKALEAEAREAILKSADEAIFARRNFAVEQERAIRESELDTEIAVEQKKRSIRETQMDAEASVAAKQAELREAGMVADITLESKRKDFVGLNAENTRTLADAEAYRVGALMKIFEGVDTRVIQALAAAGMQPGQLIAQAFSGIAEKAEKIGQLNVSPDLLNTLLDRPVVEAPRARRQ, via the coding sequence ATGTTCGGTCTCCGCTTCATCAAGGCCCAGCCGACCACCTATCTCATGAAGTACCGCCGCGGCGCGGTGACCCAGCAGGGCGCCGGCCTGTCCGGCTTCTATTATGGGCCGGTCACCTCGCTGGTCGCGGTGCCGATCGGCAGCCGCGACGCCGCCTTCATCTTCCAGCAGATCGCGCGCGACTTTCAGGCGCTAACCATCCAGGGCCATGTCACCTACCGGATCAGCGAGCCGCAGAAGGCCGCCGCGATGCTCAACTTCACGCTCAAGGCCGATGGCAAGACCTACGAGTCCGACGACCCGGAGCAGCTGCCGCAGCGGATTCTCGCGACCGTCGAGGTGCTGGCGCAGCAGGCGGTCAAGGAACTCACCTTGAAGGAAGCACTGCAGGCCGCCGATCGCATCGCCGGCCTGATCGAGAGCGGACTGCGCGGTCGCACCGACATCGCCGCCCTCGGGCTCGAAATTCTCGGCGTCTCGATCCGCGGCGTGAAGCCGACGCCGGACACCGCCAAGGCGCTGGAGGCCGAGGCGCGCGAGGCGATCCTCAAGAGCGCGGACGAGGCGATCTTCGCGCGGCGCAACTTCGCGGTGGAGCAGGAACGCGCCATCCGCGAGAGCGAGCTCGACACCGAGATCGCGGTCGAGCAGAAGAAGCGCTCGATCCGGGAGACCCAGATGGATGCCGAAGCGAGCGTCGCGGCGAAGCAGGCCGAGCTGCGCGAGGCCGGCATGGTCGCCGACATCACGCTGGAGAGCAAACGCAAGGATTTCGTCGGCCTCAACGCCGAAAACACCCGCACGCTGGCCGATGCCGAGGCCTATCGGGTCGGCGCGCTGATGAAGATCTTCGAGGGCGTCGACACCCGCGTGATCCAGGCGCTGGCCGCGGCCGGCATGCAGCCGGGACAGCTGATCGCGCAGGCCTTCAGCGGCATCGCCGAAAAGGCCGAGAAGATCGGCCAGCTCAACGTCTCGCCCGATCTGCTCAACACGCTGCTGGACAGGCCCGTCGTGGAGGCTCCCCGTGCCCGCCGACAATGA
- a CDS encoding cysteine hydrolase family protein translates to MTSSTLAKTAESPAPGTANPLGSAPGYKWLVDDNNVNMAMALPPPRAVTIDAQPQTVTVDLHRTVLIVVDMQNDFCAKGGWVDHLGLDHTPDRAPIEPLQKLLPVLRNAGVHVIWLNWGNRPDLKNMAPNQLHLYKPKGVGIGLGEPLPGSGARVLQKDSWAAAVVDELKQEPEDIHVDKYRISGFWDTPLDSILRNLGTKTILFAGVNTDQCVLHSLTDANFLGYGCLLVEDCCATTSPGYCVEATLFNVKKCFGFVTHSSNVIEAISGVGPTA, encoded by the coding sequence ATGACGAGTTCCACTTTAGCAAAGACCGCGGAATCCCCCGCGCCCGGCACCGCCAATCCCCTTGGGTCTGCTCCCGGCTACAAATGGCTGGTCGACGACAACAACGTCAACATGGCGATGGCGCTGCCGCCGCCCAGGGCGGTCACGATCGATGCGCAGCCGCAAACCGTGACGGTCGATCTGCACCGCACCGTCCTCATCGTCGTCGACATGCAGAACGACTTCTGCGCGAAGGGGGGATGGGTCGACCATCTCGGCCTCGATCATACGCCGGATCGGGCACCAATCGAGCCGCTCCAGAAGCTTCTCCCGGTGTTGCGGAATGCCGGCGTGCATGTCATCTGGCTGAACTGGGGCAATCGGCCTGATCTCAAGAACATGGCGCCCAACCAGCTCCATCTCTACAAGCCGAAGGGCGTCGGCATCGGCCTTGGCGAGCCGTTGCCGGGCAGTGGAGCGCGTGTGCTGCAGAAGGACAGCTGGGCCGCGGCCGTTGTCGATGAATTGAAGCAGGAGCCCGAGGACATTCACGTCGATAAATACCGGATCAGCGGCTTCTGGGACACGCCGCTGGACAGCATTCTGCGCAATCTCGGAACCAAGACGATCCTGTTTGCCGGCGTCAACACCGATCAATGCGTGCTGCATTCGCTCACCGACGCGAACTTCCTGGGCTACGGTTGCCTCCTGGTCGAAGACTGCTGCGCAACGACCTCGCCGGGCTACTGCGTCGAAGCAACCCTGTTCAACGTCAAGAAATGCTTCGGCTTTGTGACGCATTCGTCAAACGTCATCGAAGCCATTTCAGGAGTAGGTCCAACGGCGTGA
- a CDS encoding ABC transporter ATP-binding protein — MALLELSGLTKRFGAFTALDDISLLIERGEVHCLLGENGAGKSTLCNLVFGVHRPDAGTMTLGGEPFDPRGPAEALQRGVVMVHQHFSLVPNMSVVENLMLGRANAVLKPQDIIVRMEQLAAEYGLEIDPEARIDELSVGERQRVEIIKCLLGDPQLLVLDEPTAVLQPDEIDALLAICRQVALRGKSVILVTHKLGEISRVADRTTVLRQGRIIETVAMDGADIRSLVRSMVGRDVRSAGSVLAAAVDIEDKTPAKSSAAAAGPVSAGEAVLQISDLVYRDPHGVPRLDGLSLTVGTGEIVGIAGVEGNGQTELGLILAGLATPSAGAIVVGGTQVGGCTPQEITDSGVGIVPEDRHAVACIKELSVAENLFLGAIGKFSRFGLLDKSARRKAAEAMMRDFDVRASSPDVSMASLSGGNQQKAVLARELSLDPLVFLLAAQPTRGLDVGAIEAVYNRIRAARDDGLGVLLISSELEELMAVSDRIAVIYRGKLVGELAAGSFSREAIGAMMSGHAHV, encoded by the coding sequence GTGGCACTTCTCGAACTGTCTGGCTTGACCAAGCGCTTCGGGGCTTTTACCGCGCTCGACGACATATCGCTGCTGATCGAGCGCGGCGAGGTGCACTGCCTGCTCGGTGAGAACGGCGCCGGCAAGTCGACATTGTGCAATCTGGTGTTCGGGGTGCACCGGCCGGATGCCGGCACGATGACGCTGGGCGGAGAGCCGTTCGATCCGCGCGGCCCGGCGGAAGCGCTGCAGCGCGGCGTCGTCATGGTGCATCAGCATTTCAGCCTGGTGCCCAACATGAGCGTGGTCGAGAACCTGATGCTCGGCCGCGCCAACGCGGTGCTGAAGCCGCAGGATATCATCGTGCGGATGGAGCAGCTCGCAGCGGAATACGGGCTCGAGATCGACCCCGAGGCGCGGATCGATGAGCTTTCGGTCGGCGAGCGGCAGCGGGTCGAGATCATCAAGTGCCTGCTCGGCGATCCGCAGCTGCTGGTGCTCGACGAACCGACGGCCGTTCTGCAGCCGGACGAAATCGACGCGCTGCTGGCGATCTGCCGCCAGGTGGCGCTGCGCGGCAAGTCCGTGATCCTGGTGACGCACAAGCTCGGCGAAATCAGCCGCGTGGCCGATCGCACGACGGTGCTGCGGCAGGGCCGGATCATCGAGACCGTCGCGATGGATGGTGCCGACATCCGATCGCTGGTGCGTTCGATGGTCGGCCGCGACGTCCGGTCGGCAGGCTCGGTGCTCGCCGCCGCGGTCGACATCGAAGACAAGACGCCCGCGAAATCTAGTGCGGCCGCGGCCGGCCCGGTGTCGGCGGGCGAGGCGGTGCTGCAGATCTCCGACCTCGTGTATCGCGACCCGCATGGCGTGCCGAGGCTCGACGGCCTGAGCCTCACGGTCGGTACCGGCGAGATCGTCGGGATCGCGGGCGTCGAGGGCAACGGCCAGACCGAGCTCGGACTGATCCTGGCCGGCCTCGCCACGCCAAGCGCCGGCGCGATCGTGGTCGGCGGGACACAGGTCGGCGGTTGCACGCCGCAAGAGATCACGGATTCGGGTGTCGGTATCGTTCCCGAGGATCGCCATGCGGTGGCCTGCATCAAGGAATTGTCGGTTGCCGAGAACCTGTTTCTCGGCGCGATAGGAAAATTCAGCCGCTTCGGCCTGCTCGACAAGTCGGCGCGGCGCAAGGCGGCGGAGGCGATGATGCGCGACTTCGACGTGCGGGCGAGCAGCCCGGATGTTTCGATGGCGAGCCTCTCCGGCGGAAATCAGCAGAAGGCGGTGCTCGCGCGCGAGCTGTCGCTCGATCCGCTGGTGTTCCTGCTCGCCGCGCAGCCGACGCGCGGCCTCGACGTCGGTGCGATCGAGGCCGTCTACAATCGGATCCGTGCCGCGCGCGATGACGGCCTCGGGGTGCTTCTGATCTCCAGCGAGCTCGAGGAGCTGATGGCTGTGTCGGATCGGATCGCGGTGATCTACCGCGGAAAGCTGGTTGGCGAGCTCGCGGCCGGGTCGTTCAGCCGCGAGGCGATCGGAGCGATGATGTCGGGGCACGCGCATGTCTAG
- the plsY gene encoding glycerol-3-phosphate 1-O-acyltransferase PlsY, with protein sequence MIFWIASAAGLATAYLLGSIPAGYLAGKLLKGIDIREHGSRSTGATNVLRTLGKWPALAVLLVDVLKGAGAIAFARWFYPWLGTLPSVTPPTAIDLQTLLPWAVCLAGLAVLLGHSRSIWLNFTGGKSAATGLGVLLALSWPVGFGAAAAFGVVLAISRIVSLSSMLAALTAIALVCALEQPLPYRLLVIAGGLYVIARHRANIQRLLAGTEPRLGSGGRESQAASQG encoded by the coding sequence ATGATTTTTTGGATCGCGAGTGCGGCTGGATTGGCGACGGCCTACCTTCTCGGTTCCATACCCGCGGGCTATCTCGCCGGGAAGTTGCTCAAGGGCATCGACATCCGAGAGCACGGCTCCAGGTCCACCGGGGCCACAAACGTCTTGCGTACCCTGGGCAAGTGGCCCGCGTTGGCGGTCCTGCTGGTCGATGTGCTGAAGGGTGCGGGAGCGATCGCGTTTGCCCGCTGGTTCTATCCCTGGCTCGGGACATTACCGTCGGTCACGCCACCGACGGCGATCGATCTGCAAACCTTGCTGCCTTGGGCGGTCTGCCTGGCCGGACTTGCGGTATTGTTGGGGCACAGCCGTTCGATCTGGTTGAATTTCACGGGTGGCAAATCCGCCGCGACGGGGCTCGGCGTGTTGCTGGCGCTGTCCTGGCCGGTCGGTTTCGGCGCCGCTGCAGCCTTTGGCGTTGTGCTGGCAATTTCCCGGATCGTTTCCCTGAGCTCAATGTTGGCGGCACTCACTGCGATCGCACTGGTCTGCGCATTGGAGCAGCCATTGCCCTATCGGCTGCTGGTCATCGCAGGTGGCCTTTACGTGATCGCGCGCCACCGCGCGAACATCCAGCGGCTGCTTGCCGGGACCGAGCCGCGCCTGGGATCAGGTGGACGAGAATCGCAAGCGGCGTCACAAGGCTAG
- a CDS encoding ABC transporter permease, translated as MKNPKLARVAQGAKLELVPLQVLVPVVSTLVALGIGLLIIAATGASVLEAIEAFWDGMAGSDFNIGASINRAISLALVGLGFIFAGRANLTNVGGEGQIAMGGMFATAAALHGAGDLPLGLAFIVPLAVGTVAGAVWGGLAGFLKAARGTNEVISTLLLSFIALPLVYWSVESFHLLRKPISDVSSLPESAEIPDTTKLPLLFPDNGSPLHIGLLIAAIAVVVVWLALKHSTLGLRLRAVGLNATASRRAGMRTSVYVILAVTVSGGLGGLGGAIMILGQQFYLTSDFSSGYGFDGLVVGLLSRGSAVGVVIGALLFGFLRSGSINMEISAHVPSAVVLICQGLIVIVIAGSAILTNRKVTR; from the coding sequence ATGAAAAATCCGAAGCTTGCGCGGGTCGCGCAGGGCGCGAAACTCGAGCTCGTGCCGTTGCAGGTTCTGGTTCCGGTGGTATCGACCCTTGTCGCGCTCGGGATCGGCCTGCTCATCATCGCCGCCACCGGCGCCTCCGTCCTCGAGGCGATCGAAGCGTTCTGGGACGGCATGGCGGGAAGCGATTTCAACATCGGTGCTTCGATCAATCGCGCCATCAGCCTCGCGCTGGTCGGGCTCGGCTTCATTTTCGCCGGCCGTGCCAACCTGACCAATGTGGGAGGCGAGGGGCAGATCGCGATGGGCGGGATGTTCGCGACGGCCGCGGCCCTGCACGGCGCCGGCGACCTGCCGTTGGGACTGGCGTTCATCGTGCCGCTCGCCGTGGGGACTGTCGCCGGCGCCGTTTGGGGCGGCCTGGCGGGCTTCCTCAAGGCGGCACGCGGCACCAACGAGGTCATCAGCACATTGCTGTTGAGCTTCATTGCGCTGCCGCTGGTGTACTGGTCGGTCGAATCCTTTCACCTGCTGCGCAAGCCGATCAGCGATGTGTCGTCGCTGCCGGAATCGGCGGAGATTCCGGACACGACCAAGTTGCCGCTGCTGTTCCCGGACAATGGATCTCCGCTCCATATCGGATTGCTGATCGCGGCGATCGCGGTCGTCGTGGTGTGGCTGGCGCTCAAGCACAGCACGCTTGGCCTGCGGTTGCGTGCGGTCGGCTTGAATGCGACGGCCTCCCGCCGTGCCGGCATGCGGACGAGCGTCTACGTGATCCTGGCCGTGACGGTCTCCGGCGGCCTGGGCGGTCTCGGCGGCGCCATCATGATCCTCGGCCAGCAATTCTATCTGACGAGCGATTTCTCGTCGGGTTACGGATTTGACGGCCTGGTGGTCGGCCTGTTGTCGCGCGGCTCGGCCGTCGGCGTGGTGATCGGCGCGCTGCTGTTCGGCTTCCTGCGATCGGGATCCATCAACATGGAAATCTCGGCGCACGTCCCGTCCGCCGTCGTTCTGATCTGCCAGGGCCTGATCGTCATTGTCATTGCAGGCTCCGCGATCCTCACCAACCGAAAGGTGACCCGATGA
- a CDS encoding ABC transporter permease → MIDEQMAVFIGSGLRLAVPIIFAATGEMLSERAGVLNLSLDGMMLMSAFTAALASWATGSPLLGVAAGVLVAMAVAAVQAVLSVTLRANQLVVGIGFNILALGTTTFLYREIFGPLSRDPIPGFAQLNLPWLASIPVIGPALANQTGLAYVSILMVVVTWLILKYTSFGLAVRAVGEDPRAADKAGISVARTRYLGVLYAGILAGLGGAFMSVADSNTFTENMTKGAGYLAITAVIFGGWNPWYTLAACLLFGFATALQFLVPALQLDVPVALLLLLPYLLALVAIAGFVGKSRQPSALTIPFERGG, encoded by the coding sequence ATGATTGACGAACAGATGGCCGTGTTCATCGGTTCCGGACTTCGCCTGGCGGTTCCGATCATCTTCGCCGCAACCGGCGAGATGCTGAGCGAGCGCGCCGGCGTGCTCAATCTCAGCCTCGATGGCATGATGTTGATGTCGGCCTTCACGGCGGCGCTGGCATCGTGGGCGACCGGATCGCCGCTTCTCGGCGTGGCGGCCGGCGTATTGGTCGCGATGGCGGTTGCCGCGGTCCAGGCCGTGCTGAGCGTGACATTGCGCGCCAATCAACTGGTGGTGGGGATCGGATTCAACATCCTGGCGCTGGGAACAACCACGTTTCTCTATCGTGAGATATTCGGGCCGCTGTCGCGCGATCCGATTCCCGGCTTCGCGCAGCTCAATCTGCCGTGGCTCGCCAGTATCCCGGTGATCGGGCCGGCATTGGCGAACCAGACCGGCCTTGCCTATGTCAGCATCCTGATGGTCGTCGTGACGTGGTTGATCCTGAAGTACACGTCGTTCGGGCTGGCAGTGCGGGCGGTCGGCGAGGATCCGCGCGCCGCGGACAAGGCGGGCATCAGCGTCGCCAGGACGCGCTATCTCGGCGTGCTCTACGCCGGCATCCTGGCGGGCCTCGGCGGCGCCTTCATGTCGGTTGCCGACAGCAATACGTTCACCGAGAACATGACCAAGGGAGCAGGCTATCTCGCGATCACGGCGGTGATCTTCGGCGGCTGGAATCCCTGGTACACGCTGGCGGCGTGCCTGCTGTTCGGCTTCGCGACCGCGCTGCAATTCCTGGTGCCGGCGCTGCAGCTCGATGTGCCGGTCGCGCTGCTGTTGCTGCTGCCATATTTGCTGGCGCTGGTCGCTATCGCCGGCTTCGTCGGCAAGAGCAGACAGCCCTCGGCCCTGACCATTCCGTTCGAACGCGGCGGCTGA